Genomic DNA from Podospora pseudoanserina strain CBS 124.78 chromosome 4, whole genome shotgun sequence:
CCCCACATGCGGCGTTTTAACCTCTCGACTGCTCCATGAaacggttttttttttggggagggatgtgGCTGGCTGGACTCGGTGGGTGAATTATTGCGCGCAATTCTCGCCAGTTTGGGATGTTCGTTGGCGCTGGCAGCAGACGAACCATCAGGTCGGAAGCCGGAAGCCGGGAGCCAAGACTGAGGGCGGGAAAGAGGCGTGGGGAGGAGTTgtcgtcgtggttgttgctcAAAATGTGTGTGCtttgtcgttgttgctgcctCGTCGATGTGATgtgcccctccacctccctccccaagccATATAGGGTTTGCTCCATCAACAAAGTTGCGCCAGCCAGACCTGCTCCATGTAATGTCCAAGCCTTCCAACGGTTGCTCAACCCGAGCCGGAGGTTATTTCCCTCATTGTCGATGAAGAGAGCCGAGTGTCCAGTCGCAAACGTGTCGGTCGAAAATCATAGAGAGATGCAACGGGGGGCAGAAGGCGGTGCGCCACACAAAAGACTCACCTGTGAAGAAAATATCAAAATAAAAAACCGGCagtttttcctttcctttccttctgTTCCTTCGCAAAAAGTTCTCCAAACCTCAATCTTCCTTCTTTCCGTCAGCGTCCAACgtcctctccaacaactccagAAAAAGTAATGACCTGTGGCTTCCTAAAGGGTGTGCTgaaagggaagaggagagaaggtgGCGGAAGAGGCGGAAACAAGGAGGGATATGGGAACCCCAAGTCAGGAAGGAAGGGATAGCGCCAGTTCGCAGGCCAGAGCTAGCTAGGctgtgggaggggttgatgcaGGAAGTCAGCACGTCAGCCGAGGTACGTGACCGGTACCTATTTTCTCCCCTCTGTCTGCTGCAGAATCAAGTACCCTGATGTTCCCTCTCTACCTCATCGCTCTCTCTGCTTCAGCAGCAACTGAATTTCAGCGACAAGGCACGCTAAAAAATCTCTTGGGGCTTGGCAATGCTGCTTCACGGCGGCTCGTGACTGGGCGCCGCCGCTGACTCGTGCCCACAGCTGGTTGCGGCAACTTCACGGCGACCGGTGACACTGGAGCATCACCTCGATGCAATCCAGTTGTCTATTCGCCTGCCGTCTTTGTCCCTTTTTTGCCCTGTCTTATGTCTTGCCCTAGCTGTTCGATGGAACTGTCTCACTTCGGCAGTCTCTCGCCCTGTGGCCAAACGGCCATTGCCCCAAACGCCACATCTGATAATCTGAGGCTCTCGCGGGGCATCCCCGGCGACACGGCTGCAGCTGACAATTGCAACGGTAACTCACCTCGGTTTACTTTCGGCGCTAGAGCTTTTATATCGCGCGCTTTCACACGGCTGTGCCGGTCGACTGCTGAGAGCCTGACtgagagcgggaggagggacgaAAGCACTAAAGCAACATGAGTTTCCATTCCCCTCTTCCGCCGTCTCCTGCTGAAAGGCTGGAACCTCCCAACCTTGCTCCCATCCCACTGCGGGGCTTTTTGTTTGCCATGCTCATCTCGATCTGCACCTCGCCTCTTGACAGTGTGAGGCTTCTCTTGGAGAACTAATAAATGGTTACACTATATATCTGCATATATATGTCGAGACATACATATATGGCAGCCCGcttcagtcatcaaacatgctgttggtgatgatgatgatgatgatgataatgttGGCAGTCGGGTGTCctgaacaaaacaaaaaaaaaaaaaaaaaccccgcCTTAAGCGTGACGGACCCCTGTCTGCCTTCGAtatccccccctctctcgacCCAATCATGCCCAACCGGAGCTGCTCTCGGGACACTGTGATTGATGCAACGGCAAGAGAGAGACAGGAACTGTGTGGTTGACCGCATGTGCAATGCCGGCTGGCACCCCTCCAATGGGCAATAAAAGGAGGTGTAGAGTCCGGAAGACCCAAAGAGGGTTGGCCCTTGCTCTCAGTCCGCAAAGGGTTGTCCCGAGCTTGACCCCGACAATATGGAAACTGCTCCAGATATAGAACCCTCGCAAGGTTACTGTGCATCACAAATGAGCGGCCTGCAGACGGGAATACTACTCGGACAGTTTGAGAATCCCGACAACACCTTAcagcgggaggagggtagGGGTGGATGACGAACAGGTGTTGGTCTGTGCCTTTCACAGTATCCGTTTGGTCTTGACACTATATGTCTGGAGCTCCGAGCTTGAGGAGTTCACTCATTGAAGTCGAACAGATGTGGGATATCACGAGCTGCTGACTACCTACGCCGTTTCATACCCGACAGAACCTCACTTCATGGCGGCGGTAGAGCTCTCTCGAGTGAGATGCTGACAATTATCAACCTGGTTCGAAACCCTTGACCTTGATTATTACGCACCATCTTTCTCAGCCCTACACCCAAACCGCcggccgctgctgctgcaaccTTTCCCTCTCCGCCGGATGCAGACCAGCCGCATTTTCCTCACTCcccaacggcggcggcaccatcgacctcggcctcgcctcCACCACATAACtaaccccatcatcagaaGCATACGACGGTggcctcctcacccccccggTGCCCCTCGAGCTCGGATCAGAAGAGACACCGCTGTCCAACGTCTCCTCACTTGTATTCCCACCCTCGGCACCCCccggcccagcagcagcctggtTCCTAGCCCAGTAAAACCTATCCGGATCAACTCTCTGTCGTAACAAACATTAGCCTTTCATCCACGAAGCTCACTTTTGCTTTCAGAGAACAGAACATACCACACTCTCCCTCCAAAGTCCATACGCGGGGGGGCCCAACTTTGTCGCCTCGCTCTCGatccccaccgcctcctcgtcccTCGCGAGCACAACCCTGATGGGCTCCCGTGGGATGGCGTACCCGCTCCCTGGGGCGATTTGCTGGATCATCTCTGGCCTTACCACCCCGCCTTccctggaggaggagttaCTACTTTGCAGTGTCCCGTTCCGTGACTTGATCACCAGCATGCAGAGCTTGATGAGGCTGtggcagaagaagatggtgatgaacaagatgatgagaatgagCAAGATGGTGAACTCGGACGAGGTGATGTTTTTGGTGAGGGTCAGGGAGAGGTCTAGTAGGGTGGCTGTTAGCACAAAGAAAGAGGGAATACGGCGTGGGTAAACTTACACACAGTCAAGATGAGTATCAGAAACAAACCCGACACAAAACATCGCAGGATCTGCGTGCGGATGCGCCGGGACTTGATCCAGGGGAAGCAAAAGAGGAAGTTCTTGGGGGGTttcctcctgctgccgccgcctgtTCGACTGCCGCTACTGGTTGAACTCCCCTGTTCTGTTCTCCGTCGTCGAGTTTCTCTAtctctcctccgccgcctcctctcttctctcgTCTCCCCGCCTTCCCGTCTCGACCCcccgctcccctccctcctatGCCTCCCAGACCCCTCACTGGCCTCCCTCCTATGCCTCCTGGACCGATTgctccccctcgccaccgccctctccggctcagccacctcctcctgcccagccgtcgtcgtcccagGCCTAGTTGGCGGCCCGTTGCTCCCCCCAGTCCATACCCTCTCCAGCCCAGGCAAGTGCAACCTCGTGCTCGGCAGCGCCTGCTCCCTGATCCTGAAGGCCGGGCTCTTTGGGCTCTCCACCGTCGCTTCCTGCCCGTTGATCACCGTGGGCGGTGCACCTCTCAACCCAGCACCAGAGTAGTTGCTGCTTGGGGGGCGCAAACCAAAGAATGAGGGGCGGGGGAACCGGGCGAGGAAGGACAACcgctggggttgttggggctgggggtggtgttggccgGATTCGGGATCGGAGTGGGGGAGAAACGGGGGATAAGGGACGTGTTCGTCGTTTGTTGTGCGGGGGTCGTAGGATTGGTAGATTGGGTAGGAGAGGCCgtaggggaggggttgttgttgttgttgttgttgttgttgttgttgttgttgttgttgttgttgttgttgttgttgttgttgttgttgtt
This window encodes:
- a CDS encoding hypothetical protein (EggNog:ENOG503P0RX), with protein sequence MDRFNFFTGSSSRTNNNNNTNDTNDTITDNTTTNTVTIRTAPVAPPSNSGKLQPLHQQQQQQQQQQQQQQQQQQQQQQQQQQQPLPYGLSYPIYQSYDPRTTNDEHVPYPPFLPHSDPESGQHHPQPQQPQRLSFLARFPRPSFFGLRPPSSNYSGAGLRGAPPTVINGQEATVESPKSPAFRIREQALPSTRLHLPGLERVWTGGSNGPPTRPGTTTAGQEEVAEPERAVARGSNRSRRHRREASEGSGRHRREGSGGSRREGGETREERRRRRRDRETRRRRTEQGSSTSSGSRTGGGSRRKPPKNFLFCFPWIKSRRIRTQILRCFVSGLFLILILTVYLSLTLTKNITSSEFTILLILIILFITIFFCHSLIKLCMLVIKSRNGTLQSSNSSSREGGVVRPEMIQQIAPGSGYAIPREPIRVVLARDEEAVGIESEATKLGPPAYGLWRESVRVDPDRFYWARNQAAAGPGGAEGGNTSEETLDSGVSSDPSSRGTGGVRRPPSYASDDGVSYVVEARPRSMVPPPLGSEENAAGLHPAERERLQQQRPAVWV